Genomic segment of Primulina tabacum isolate GXHZ01 chromosome 11, ASM2559414v2, whole genome shotgun sequence:
AGTAATCATACAGATGCTACTACTTAGTACTTAGTGTGTAAAGAAGATGGTTACTACGTACAAATTACAAGATATATATCGTGATTACAATAAATTGGTGCTGACTACTTTATACATTTTTGTCAAGTGGATATTCCTATGTTAAATCGTGATCAAATTAAGGATTTGGCGCCGATGATTTATAATTGAGACAATTACAGAATTACTTACTTTGAAAATTTATAATTGATCGGGGTATTAATTTCGTgacacaattatttatttaaaaaatacacaTCAAATGTGTAATTCTTTAATAATCGGAAATCAAAACGATCCAATAATTATCACACACGTGGTTAATCCAAGATTTCTTTTGTGGTCAAATCTCCTGGTTCTCATATGCACACACCGCCGAATGGGTAGAGAAAATCGAGAGGCAATGAATGAAAGCACATATGAAATTAAAGACCTTATCCCGCAATCAACAGCCTTGTGTGCGTTAGTACGTCAAGCAGAGGCTTCGCTGAGTCTGTGACATGAAGAAACTTATGGGATCACCTTCAGCAGTTCTACAAGCGTTTAGAACGGTCTACAGAGACAACTCTACACCATCGAAGATGCGAAGCGCAGCGCTAGCCGCTACGGTCTAGCACATTTGGAGCTTAAGGACTACAATCATATTCGAAGAGGAAAAAATTAACATTGTACGAATTATCAAGAAGATCAAAGTCCACATCTTCATGTGTATTCCAGGAGCTAGTGATATGTTTCATGCATTGATTTAGTTGGTTCGATGTTATTATATTACTATCTTTATAGTATCAAGTGTATTTGTACACAAACATATTTTTACCACtttaatgaatgtttaatttcattaaaaaaaatgtgtcTTAAAACATCACTGTCCCGCTCCCACCACTTCTGATAATTCTGTTCAGGTATTTaagtatttttataaaattaaggAGAAAATTTGGTGCCCTTTGTGTGCTGCAAAATATCAGAACTTCATATATGTGTGGCATTTCTTGTTCCACTTATATTTCGCATGCTTAAATTGGCACAAAATGTACCGGAACCAACTGACGGTGAACGTGCTTTATCGTTTCTTGTATGGGGCAATACCAGTGTATATTACTTGCTTCCGGATATCCCCTTGAGAGGTATAAGACTGTAATCATTAGGTATTCAAAACATCCCAAAGTAAATTTTACAACGTAAAATGTAGTCGGAGAAGTTTGATTGCTCTTCCTACAGATACTATCTAGTTCGTCAATGTTCTTCTTCGAGGTGGTTAACCTTGGTATTACTGTTAAAAGATGGATTTTACTGGTATATATTTGATCTACATATGTGATTATTTGTTTTGGAATGTGGATATTTGTGACTTGAGGAAATTGTTCATAGAATTCTCGTATCATTCTTTCTGGATTATACTTTCAGTttaatattttcctttgcatAGAAATATATCTCAGATTTAATGTTTGATCCCCTCTTGTTTTGTCATTCTTATACGTAGAGGTTGGGGTTAGCCTTCATGAACCAACTTGCCGTTGTTATGCTTTTTCCAATATATTCCATCCGCTATAATAATGTCCTTCAGGTCACAATGGTTTAACATGTATTAGCCATCTATTCCCATTATCAATGGTTTTTGCTTCTGACAAGAGTCACTTTTAGATCGTTGGTGCAGAAAATCCAGTTCTGATGTCTGCTGTTGAGCAAATCTTTGGAGCTGGTGGCAAAAGGATGAGACCGGTTTTAACTTTCCTTGTGTCAAGAGCAACTGCATGGATTGCTGGTATGAAGTAAGTACAATTTGGCATCCAATTTATGGCAAAACTAAAGTCCACACGCTTATAGCTTACCATTGATGACTCAGGATCACACCGAAGAACATAGAAGATTGGCAGAAATTATTGAAATGATACACACAGCAAGTTTTATACATGACGATGTATCAGACGAAAGTGACCTGCGGAGAGGTTAGCTGGCTAAGCGCAACTCATTGAGAAAATTGTGGCATATCTCTTCATTAAATCACTGACCATCTCTATGCATTGCTTCAGTAGatatatttcatttacattCCGTAATATAACACTCGTCACTGAATTATTCCAAGTCTTTGAATGCTTCCGATTTGCTGATTCCTGTGCCGGGAGAAAAACCGCCCATCAACTTGACGGTACAAGAATAGCTGTGTTGGCTGGAGATTTCATGTTTGCACAATCGTCATGGTACTTGACCAACCTCGAAAATCTTGAAGTCATAAAGCTTATCAGCCAGGTGTACTGAATACTATTCCacttttatgaatttttatctcttgAAGTCGGAGTTTTTTTAGGCAAATATAAAGAAAAAATTAGTATGATTATCTATGATAACAAGGCAGACAGACCCAGATGGAAGGCCAGACTGCCCTAATTGATATGTTTTTGTGAACTGAGATAAGTTCATAAATAGATTCACTTGATGAATTGTGTTGCAGGTCATTAAAGATTTTGCTATTGGTGAAATAAAGCAGGCATCCGGTTTGTTCGACTGTGAAGTTGATCTTCACGAATATCTAATCAAGAGTTACTAGAAAACAGCCTCCTTGATTACTGCTAACACTGAAGGAGCCGCCATATTCGGTGGAGTCAATGCTGATACAATTGAGCAGATGTACTGCCGTTCCTAGTTGTGGATGATATACTAGACTTTACTAAATCAGCAGAGCAACTAGGTAAACCTGCTGGAAGTGATTTAGTAAAGAGAAATTTGACAACACCCGTGATCTTTGCATTGGAGAAAGAAACAAAACTCATGAGGGATATAATCGAATCCGAATTTTCCGAGACTGGTTCTCTTGAAGAGGCCATTGATATTGTTAAGAACTGTGGTGGGATTGAAAGGGCAcaagatttggcaagaaagaaggCTGTTGAAGCTGTTCGAAATCTTCAATGCCTACCCTCTAGTTCCTTCAAGTTGGCACTTGAACAAATGGCGAAATTTAACTTGGAACGGATAAAATGATGGGTGTATGCTGACATGTAGGCATCAAAAGAAACAGCAGATTTTACAGGTACTCTCGAGCAATTTCTGTAGCTGATATCACACTTTATTTTGGCCATTTTTGGACAATAACCTATACGAGACAAGAAGTTCAAGTTCATGTTGTGCACTAATTCTTCAAGGTCTTGAAGAACCAATAatatcatgtaataattttctctCTTATTCTATACCATGGCATCGAAAATACCTAAAaagttgatttttttattcTCTTTAATAATGGTTGTCATGCTTGTTAAAAATGACTCTATCAAAAGATAATGATGTCACCAAAAATTAAACAGTTCTACTAATTATTTTTCCTTAATCAATATCACTAATATAAATTATAGCGAGTATATTTTTATGTGGAAGTTGACACTTGTATTTTATCAAGAATTTAATCACTTATAAAACTTCTGTCGATTGTTATCCAGTGGCATCTCTTAGTCGCAAAGAAACGAAAGATTTGAGTTAAAACATTGCGCGATTTTTAAAATGtcatattattaaatattttttatttaaaataaaagctaaaagttaaaaaaaattaaacttaaaatgcgtttttttgactttttttaacGTTTTTTACTCTTTATATGGACAACCAAAGAGTTGACCTTTTATTCACGTATTTTTCCTAAAGTAGTTTTTTTTCTCACGCTTAATCGGAGCTTCGCGTTTTTTAAACACTTAACAAGGCTATATTTGgggttatttttgaaaactgagAAAAATATCAACTTAATTCAAATCAAAGAAAAAAGATCAACTCAAAATGGGCGTTGTACTTCTGTTTAATTTGAATAATGCATTACGCATATTTGgagtatattatttttatatattggatattttataaaaataaatatattcttaaatagttttttgtttagtttttatctaatttgattgaatagtttgtgttttaatttgttttcataaattttttggGTTCATAGGCTTTTATAATTAAACAAGGGAttgtatattaaaaatatactgACAAAACTCTAAGGATCTAAGCTTTAatccatattaattaaagaatttaacCTTTTGATTTGGTGAAAGtattaataaattaaagaaaatttttgttGAAATCAAAATTAACACAAAAACTCGTATGATATACAAATCAATTTTgttacataaatattttttatgtcaaaaatattatataaacaagTCGACAAGTATTAACAAAGAATAAAGATATAGGAGAGACGTACTCCAAAATTAAAAGGGTACTACTTTAAGATTGGATTAAGTGTTTCCTTCTATGTAATCGACAAAGAAATCTATGTCCTAATTTACTTCTAATCCaatcttaaataaaaataactacTTATCCGCCATCACATTTAAATATATATGGTAATAAATCAATCATACTCTTTATATCTTAGTCTCGAATTAATTCGGCtgattcaaaaattttattacaAACGAACAACCTAATTAAAGTccacatataattaatatagaTTATGGGATTCCTAtgtaaataaatattcttgtttaAAGCCATATGATAGATATATAGTATTAATCTATTGATTGGAAGTGTGTGTCATTAAATTCAATAACAACTATGAAACTCGTCGAACCTGTAAACCCATGAACAATATTTCCACATAAAAACGAAGGCTCGAACTGGTCAGATTTATAATATGTtatgtacctaaacgaaattAATTATAACATAATAAACTAATTTGAAACTTATGAAATATCGAGTAAAGGAGCAGAAATTAACTTTGTTGCGTTCACCCCATCCCTTGTCCAAAATCACCAAGGTTCGGTAACATGCAACAATTACTATTGTTACCGTAATCAAAGCTACCAGTACTAGCCGGATTCTGGTTCAAAATCGACGTGGTGTCGCCGAACGTCGAGCACCCCTCCACGTCCAGACTTGAAAGGCCTGCAAAGGTGGTGATCGGCAAAGGCTGCACCGACAGAGAATTGGAACTCTGTGCATGCATCAAATCATTGGCTCTCATCGTTACATTATTAATCAACTCCCCAAGGGCTGTCATGTACTGCTCTAGCTCCTCCACATCCATAGAATCCACTGGATCGTCCCACCAGAACCCTCCTCCCACGTTGTACCCATAGCCTTCCGCAGTCCTCTTCTGCGCCTCGATCAACTCCTTCCGCTTCTTCTCCGCCTCCAGCTCCTTGCACATATCCATATAATGCTTGTTAAACTCCCGTGCCTTTGCTGTGGAGGCGCAGTTCTCCCAACTCTCGCCGCCGCTTCCGGGCTCTGACATGTCTTTCAGGAAGCGGTCGACCACGGCATCGGGTGTGGGATGTCCGAACGCAAACACACGCTTCCCCAGCGAGTGGACGATAATAGCTATTTCTGCGCCGCTGAGGATGCAGAGCTCGCTCGCTTTCTTGAACAGTCCCACGCGCCGCTTGGAGAAGGTTACTTGCCGGTTGCTCAGGTTCtcgattttcttgatttcaatcTTTTTCCGACCCTGGGTGGTCTTTCTCTTCAACGTGGTGGTGCTGTTGTCCTTTGCAATCAACATGTTCGGTATATTCTTGAGATAATGAAGTGATGGTAAATAGCATAAAATATCAAAAGGCtctgaatttataagaaaatctCGAGTGACTTATTTTTAGAAGCatatatttgatatatataattaatacaGAATCCTTTCcttcattaaaatattttgacttTCTCTTCCTCTCACCGCTCTAATTTACGAAATCAAGGATCAAAATTAAACTAAGACAATTTATATAGTTAGTAGTTATAAAATGTCAGAGTTAGAATATCCAATGATTATTAATATATCTTAAATTTTTAACCAAATATTAGATAAGTATGTGATTATTCATCTACCCTTATTTAATCACATCAACCAAACACACCCTTAGGATGCATTTGAGAAGATGGATttaaaattcttggattttaattatacttttattgttaacaatGAAAAAATCGATCAAATCTTAATTACTTGCATTACTTATTTACACATTAGTTATACATAATAGAATATATTTCAAATGATAAAATTATTGAGCGAACTTGAAATTCATCACaattaacatgaaatactaCATAAAGATGTCATAtgacaaaaatacatttgaaatttATGTGTTTGAAATCTTTCTATCCAAGTGTAACACCAGCTATTGTCAAATTATTCTCACATATATGGAGCACTGGGAGAGGAGTGAACACTGGATTAATTGAAGAAAACTATTTAAATCGAGGATATAAATTAACTTTAAATACGATATCTGTATAATTTTCCAATACCGAAATTTTTTGTATGTACGGTACATACAAAAAATTTCATACATACAAAAAAATTCGATATACTGTATCGAAccacttctattttttttacatttctGAATAGATTATAccaagagatattttgttattaacaaaaaatataaaaaaaattgatgtttTACATTTgtctttttaaattttgatcattatCAAATTTTAGTATTAATTTCTTATCTTTCAACTTTTGCCAATTTCAGTTATTTTTTTTCATGGGTGGTGTCAGCACCACATGAATGTCACGTAAAAAAGGCATAAAATtgcaaaaaaattcaaatatataggactaaatatgtgtgtgtgtgtgtgtatatgtgcATGCATCCTCACATCTTCGTCACTCTTACCATAATATATCAAATTTGAACCCTAATCGAGGCAAATGACAACGTCCAAGATTTTATATGTAGAGTACTTATCCATGGATCAGCTAAAATACTTACATTGGAAAGCGTGGTATCCATTAATGCGCATTTAATTTACCCCCGAACTTCACCCATTTGCATTTATAAGTGGTTGCACCAGTAAGTATACTTATGTTAAAAAGAGGGCCATTTCTTGAGTTATTATGAGTAAAAATAGTGCGATTCCGGTAGGTTCTTCCCCGTCAGAAATGGGTGCGAATGAGGTTGATGGAAGCGGCGGGAGCTCCACCATGCGCACGGCGGAGACGCTGCTAAGGATTCTTCCGATGGGGCTTTGCGTGGTGGCGCTAGTTGTCATGCTCAAGAATTCACAGAGTAACGAGTATGGTTCCTTGTCTTATTCCGATCTTGGAGCCTTCAGGTAATTTCTTGGAAATATTGAAATTAGATATATTTTGGGATGTGTGATATGTAAAATGGTAAAATCAATCAATTAATTTTTGTAGATATCTGGTGCATGCGAGTGGCATTTGTGCCGGCTATTCCCTTCTTTCGGCTATTGCAGCGGCTGTCCCCCGGCCGTCCAACTTGTCCATGGCATGGGTTTTCTTTCTCCTCGACCAGGTTTGCCTGCAATTGATTGGATCCAATTACCTCGGGAAAAAAGTGATTAAGCACTCTGTTTCTTTAGTTTGCAAATACTACCTAATTTTGACTTAGAGATtaatgatttgaattaaatggaGTCTGATTTTTCCAATTCAAGTAAGTTTGCAAATAATCCCTAGTATGACGTTGTTCAATATTTCTatgatttttttagaaaatatgttaataaaatacaaattattCCAACAGATACCATTTGTAGAATACAAACAAAAAACGTCTTTTATTTAgtcaatttgaataaaaatttgaTTGATTTCAATTTCCATCGATGGGGCATACTAACAATTTAAATTATCTGATGTAATTTCGGAGCAAAACTCACACTAGTCTAAAAATTCTCACGTATAGAATTTTAATTTCTTtcatttgaaaagaaaaatgatcatAGACACGTGATTTACATGTGGCTATAAAGTAGTAGTCTCATTTCccttgatgaaattattcagaaAGAAAATGTCCATGGCTTGATCTTTGCTTAGTGCAGCTGCTCACTTACATCATCCTTGCCGCGGGAGCCATATCTACTGAAGTGGTGTACTTAGCATACAAAGGCGACGTGACAATAACATGGAGTGAAACTTGCAGCTCATTCGGCGGGTTCTGCCGCAAGGCCACTGCATCCATAGCCATCACGTTCATCGTAACCCTTTGTTATGCTGGCCTTTCAATCATTTCCTCCTACAGGCTTTTCAGCAAATTCGACGCACCCGTTGTGCACACTAATAAAGGGATTGAAATCGCCACCTTTCAGACTTGATGAGATCTACCCATGACTCGGAATGAATCTGACAAGTTAGCCATGTAAAATACCAAAATGTTAGGCAACGGATAATAATATTAAGGTAGAAATAATTGTTGCGTGCTTCTTTTGGTGCTTATTTTTCTTGAGTACTGTCTACAATCTTGTGCAGCTTTCATATAATCCTGAATTCTGATACATTGTGAAATTAATGAATTGGCCAAGAAACTAGCTCATGAATTCTAGTTCATGAATCTAAAATGGTATCAAATTTGCTGAACATGAACTTACAGAATTCCGTGAAGCGACTTCTGCAAAACTATAAATTAATTTGTAACAAAGGGAAGGGTAATTTAGAGTCTCAGTTGTGAGTCCTGAAATTGCGATGAAACGGAGTGGAAGAGTTGACAAAACTTAAGAAAATTACGATGATACGTATTTATTGCGGCTACTTAACGCTAATGATATTTTCTCACACGGTTTATATCACAATGAAAACCACAGCCATTTATGCATATATCTCTGTAACTCAAATGCCATATCAAGTCCATCTTActaattattatatttgtagcatttgcCCACAAGGCAAAGATCAATTTTCTTGTGACTTGTAACTCCAGGAGACACTTCCGTGTCAATGtcttctttcttcattccatgAGGCAGTTCCCAGTCGAAGGAGTAAAGAAGATTGGCGAGTGCCAGCTCCACAGTTGCGAGACCAAGATTCATTCCGGGACATCCTCTTCTACCCGATCCAAACGGAAGTAGCCCAAAATCATGCCCCCTGTAGTCGATGGcactattcaagaatcgatCTGGTAAAAATTCAGTCGGATTTTCCCAATATTCAGGATCTAAACCGATTGCATGAACATTCACATACACCATGGTTTTCTCTGGGATTTCAAACCCATCTACAGTGGACTTTTGTATAGTTTCTCTTGGAACCGAGAGCGGAGTCGGCGGGAACAATCTTAGTGTTTCTTTGATGATTGCTTTTAGATAAGGAAGATTTTGGATATCATCTTCATCTACGGTACCTTTGTTTCCCAACACATTTCGGATTTCTTCTTGTGCTTTCTTCATTACTTCGGGTTTCTTGATGAGAGCGGTCATAGCCCAAACTATCAGCGATGCACTTGTATCGGTTCCAGCTATGAATACATTCTGTGATAAAAATTCAGCACACATaacaaaaaaatcaagaatCTTGGAGAATTATCGTTTAAAGAGTCATCAATTAATGCGCAGTAATAGTAGAAAATGCTTCAAGGGACAGAATTAGTAtggtataatataatattttaatacttgctttctaaaatttttgaaatatgtATTGAGATAAATCTAGATTTGAAAGTCATACCATGAGAATTCCCTTGACATTTTCCCATTCAATTGGAACTGGAGCGGCTTGCTCTTGTTTCAACTGAATCAGCAAATCAAGAATGTCTCCCCTCATCGACTCGGGCCTATTTGGATCAAGATGATCCTCTATAGTTTCTTGATATATATTATCCAGATCCCTAAAGTTCTGTTCAAGTCTAGAATTCATCCCAGTCAATTTGTCAAGCCAACCCAAGAAAGGGAAATAATCACCAAAAAAGAAGGCTACACATAGTTCTTGAGTTTCTTTCAGATATTCGTCGAACCTTCTTTTACCCATCTCATCGTACTTCTTCCCGAATCCAGCTCGACATATGATCCTGTTAGTTAAAAAAAACGCAGCACGGCTCAAGTTTATCACCTCGGACGAAACAGATTTCTTGATCATATCTTGGATCATGGTAGAAACTTCATCTTTTCGAAGAGGACGAAACGAAACCACCTGCTTGACACTAAACAGATGAATCAGGCTCAGTTTCCTCATTTCCCTCCAAGTCTCGTTGTAATTAGATAGAGTAATATCCTTTCCATTGTAAGAATATTTTTGGAAGCCAATAAGTGGTGGTCTGCCTGAGAAGGCTAGGTCATTATTCTTCAAGGCTAATTTGGCTACTCTGGCTGAAGAAATCACAATCGCGGGTCGACAACCGAATTTCATCCGCATGAGCGGGCCATGCTTCTTGGCGAGTTCGTAGAGGTAGAGGTGGGGATGCATGGGATCGAATTCATGCAGGTTCCCAATCAACGGAAGCCCTTTTGGACCTGGTGGGAGGCGAGCCTTGGATTTTTTTGGTCTAAAGAGATTGAAAAGGAAAATTATCGAGACAGATAGTGCTAGGAGAAGGAAAGACATGGTACTGATCATGTTGAAGTGCAGAAAAAGGTTTGTGTTTGAGTTAAGATTTCTTTCGTAAAAAGGTGAGTTTAGTTTCTCTGTCATTTATAGCGTCGGAGGTTTGGTAATTTGGTAATTTGTAATTTGATAAGGGATATTAAAAGGTTAATTTTCGACAAAATAAATGGGAAGTCACACAGGCATATCATTTGAACTTTGCCCATACTGTAGTCAAAAAATACTATTTAAATATAAGgattttagaaaattaaattaatttctcTATTTTATTCTACTACAATTAAATTATACCAAAAATATAGGTACAaccttctatatatatatatatatatataagactaTCTTAACTACTTTAGGTTGGGGATAATCGTGAAAGAGAAGTTATAGatactttttcatattttatatataaagtattttatttaatttcgttTGAAGTATTGGGTTTTGGTgatattttttatcatttatttttaggATCGAGACAATGGAAAAATCTTTTCTATTATTCAATTATTAATGGAAAGACTGAGATATAATGGGATCCGGATCGCCTGCTGTGCGCTGTGCAcacattgaatttttttttattttttttatttttcttttttttctcttttttttcctctcttattctcttttgttttccttctatttttctc
This window contains:
- the LOC142518506 gene encoding agamous-like MADS-box protein AGL29, which produces MLIAKDNSTTTLKRKTTQGRKKIEIKKIENLSNRQVTFSKRRVGLFKKASELCILSGAEIAIIVHSLGKRVFAFGHPTPDAVVDRFLKDMSEPGSGGESWENCASTAKAREFNKHYMDMCKELEAEKKRKELIEAQKRTAEGYGYNVGGGFWWDDPVDSMDVEELEQYMTALGELINNVTMRANDLMHAQSSNSLSVQPLPITTFAGLSSLDVEGCSTFGDTTSILNQNPASTGSFDYGNNSNCCMLPNLGDFGQGMG
- the LOC142518168 gene encoding cytochrome P450 83B1-like, with protein sequence MISTMSFLLLALSVSIIFLFNLFRPKKSKARLPPGPKGLPLIGNLHEFDPMHPHLYLYELAKKHGPLMRMKFGCRPAIVISSARVAKLALKNNDLAFSGRPPLIGFQKYSYNGKDITLSNYNETWREMRKLSLIHLFSVKQVVSFRPLRKDEVSTMIQDMIKKSVSSEVINLSRAAFFLTNRIICRAGFGKKYDEMGKRRFDEYLKETQELCVAFFFGDYFPFLGWLDKLTGMNSRLEQNFRDLDNIYQETIEDHLDPNRPESMRGDILDLLIQLKQEQAAPVPIEWENVKGILMNVFIAGTDTSASLIVWAMTALIKKPEVMKKAQEEIRNVLGNKGTVDEDDIQNLPYLKAIIKETLRLFPPTPLSVPRETIQKSTVDGFEIPEKTMVYVNVHAIGLDPEYWENPTEFLPDRFLNSAIDYRGHDFGLLPFGSGRRGCPGMNLGLATVELALANLLYSFDWELPHGMKKEDIDTEVSPGVTSHKKIDLCLVGKCYKYNN
- the LOC142518169 gene encoding CASP-like protein 2A1, with translation MSKNSAIPVGSSPSEMGANEVDGSGGSSTMRTAETLLRILPMGLCVVALVVMLKNSQSNEYGSLSYSDLGAFRYLVHASGICAGYSLLSAIAAAVPRPSNLSMAWVFFLLDQLLTYIILAAGAISTEVVYLAYKGDVTITWSETCSSFGGFCRKATASIAITFIVTLCYAGLSIISSYRLFSKFDAPVVHTNKGIEIATFQT